The DNA segment GGTCTCGGGTCCGGCCTCGATACGCCCGAAGGCGACGTTGTAGGCGATGGTCTGGGAGAACAAGTTGGCCTCCTGCGGCACTACGCCGACCACTCGGCGTAGCCGATTCAGCGGCAACTCGCGAATATCGCGGCCGTCGATCAGCACTTCGCCCTGGGTCGGTTCCAGCATTCGCGTCAGCAGCTTGATCATGGTGCTTTTGCCCGCTCCGGTGCGGCCCACGATTGCAAGCTTGCTGCCGGCGGGCACCGCAACGTTGATATCGCGCAAGGCATAGGCCTGCCCGCCCTTGCCGTTACCCAGCCACGCAAAATAGCTGAAGGAGATGTTGCGCCATTCCAACGCCCCCCTGATTTCGATCCTCTCCTCGGGCTCGACTTGGGCTGAGTTGATTCGGCCGTCGCTCAGGGCGGTCACTGCCCACGGCAGGGGCGCATCGAAAATCTGGTCGAGGCGGGCCAGCGAAGCGCGCCCGCGCTGGTAGATATTGATGAGATAGCTGAGCGACATCGTGGGCCAGGCCAGTTGTGCCAAATAACCCATGAAAGCGACCAGGTCGCCTAGTGACATGCGATGGGCGATGACCTGCGAGCCGCCGTAGATCAGCACGATCATCGACGAGCTGGCTGCGGCCAGGCGCACCAGCGGCGCCATTATGCCGCGCAGCCGGGCCAGAGCCAGCCCCTGCTCGTTGTATTCCTGGTTGATGCGGCGGAAGCGCGCGGCCTCGTGCTCTTCCACGCAATAGGCCTTGATCACATGGATTCCGGCCAGGCTCTCCTGCACCTTGGCGCCGATCCGCCCCAAGCCCTCCTGAACCTGGAGATTGCGCACCATCAGCGAGCGGCTTATCCGGCGTACGATCGCAAACATGATCAGGTAGGGGGTAATCGAGGCCGCAGTCAGGCGAGGGTTGATCGAGACCATCAGGATCAAGGCGTAGATGTAATAAAGCGGGGCGTTGACCGCGCTGAGCAGCCCCATCCCGACCATCATGCGCAGGGCGTTGATGTCGTTGATCATGCGCGACATCAGGTCGCCGGTTTGAAAGCGCTCGAAGAATTGCGGTCCCAGCCACAGTAGCCGTGTGAAGAGATCCTTGCGGATTTCGTACTCGATATCGCGCCCGGCGTTGAAAATCATGAAGCGCGAAAACCAGCGCACCACCCCCATCGTGGCCGCGGCCAGACCGATCAGCAGGGCGACTTTGGGCAGGCGCTCGTAATGGCCGGCCTGGATCGCGTTGATCCCGGAACGAAGCAGGGTGGGCACCGCCATCGCCAGCGTCGCGGTGCCGAAGGTGCAAAGCATGCCAATGGCGTAGCGCAGCCAGAACCGGCGCAAATAGCCGAGCAAGCGCCTCATGGTGGGGCTAAGTTAGCAGGTTTGCCCGGTCAAGGAAGTCACTGGAGCAATCAGGGCTAGCGGCCGCGGCGAGTCGCCAGCCGCCGCTCGTAGAGCTTGGCGTATTTGAGGAAGACGTAAAACGCTGCGGCCATCGAAGCGTATAGGCCTCGCCCGCCACCCCCGATCCCTCCGCGTAAAAAGTAAAAGTTGAAAAAGCGCCACAGCGGATGGGTCAGCATCCGCACGCTGGTCAGTGCGCCGGGGCGACCCTGCTGGGCCGCGCGCGAAGTTAGGCGGTTGATCGAAGCCACGTGATCGGCCACGTCGACGTAGCTGAAATGCAGGATGGGCGCGCGCAGGCGGGCCACTCTGCCCGCGACTTCGACCCGATCGTGCGGATCGACGCCCCCGATATGCGCGCGGTCGCGCCGAAATAGCCGGATCGGCCAATCCGGATAGAGTCGGCCGGTGAAGTAATGACCCAAATGATACAGGATGCGATGGATGCGATAGCCGTCGGCCGTGGCGCCGGCGGCCAAGGTCGTGGCGATCTCTTGACCCAAGGCAAAAGTAGCCTGTTCGTCGGAATCCAGCAGCAGGACCCACGGCTGGGTGGCTTGTTCCAAGGCGAATTGCTTTTGCGCGACGTAACCCGCCCAGGGCCGCTTGAACACGCGCGCTCCGGCGGCTTGAGCCAGTTCCGCGGTGCGATCGGTGGAGAGTGAATCGACCACGATGCGCTCCGCGCAAAAGCTGGCGCTGGCCAAGCACTGGCCGATTAACCGCTCGTTGTTGAACGAAGTGACGATCAGGCTTATCGCCTGCTCCGACCTCGCCACTTATCGAGCCTCCACCGGATCGAGTTGGGCCAGAAAATGGGAGGACAAAGCCAACGCACGCTGATATTGGGAGTGGTCGAGATGGCCCCGCATCAGCTCCACCCGCAGGAAAAGAAAATAGGTCTGGATGACATCGCGCAGACAGTACTGGCGGATCTCGACCATCCGGCCAGCCTCGTAAAGACTTTGAACTTGACCGCCATCCACCGTCCCCTTCCCCGGCAGACCGATGAGCTTGAGCGCCAAATCCAGTCCGCCCCGCAGCCCCACCGCACCGCCATTGGTAAGGAAATCCAGCAAGTCCAGGTGGCGGGGTTGATCGCCCCGGCGCTGGGCGAAATGGCGGGGCGCGCTGAGGCCCCAGCGTAAGGCTTGTAGTTCGAGCACCGGCAGGTCGAAGCGTGTCCCGTTGAAGGTCACCAGGAGGTCACCGGTGCGCTCGGCGCGATGCCAGAACTCACGCACCATCGCTTCTTCACTGCCCGCCTCGGCCAGGCAGGTGACCGATTCCAGGACATGGTCAGCGTTGACCTCACCCCATCCGATCGCGATCGGGACGTGCAGCGAGATCGGAAAAAAACCGTTGCCGAGCTGATCGCGCATCTGGACGTAAGCTTGGTCTTCATTGGCCGCGTCAGCTCCGAAGACCGCCTTGAGCAAGGTCTTATCGATACGGGTTTCGATATCCAAGACGGCAAAACGCATGGCTAATGTCCAATGGAGCTCAAGCAGGTAAGCCGATGTGCCTAACGGCGCAGATTCGAGCAGCGGGCAGAAAGAAGCGCCGCCCAGGCAAAAGGCTGCCGGCGCGCGACCGCCGCCAACCTTCGTGTGTCTGCAAGTGACTCGGGCCCATGCGACAGCGCCTAATGCTGAGGCGTCGGGGCGTTGTTAATGCGCTGCCAGACCTGCTCGGCAATGGCGCGGAACTCTTGGCTGATAGGATGGCCAGGATTGCTGGCTACCAGCGGGCGTGCCAAATCCGAGCCCTCGCGCAGCGCGGGCACCAGTGGTAGCTCGCCGAGCAAGGGCAGATTGAGTTCCGCGGCCATCCGCGCGCCGCCGCCGGAGCCGAAAAGCTGATGGCGATGGCCGCATTTGCCGCACAGGTAATAGCTCATGTTTTCGATGATGCCCAAGACTGGGGTCTGGACTTCGTTGAACATCGTCACGCCACGGCGTACGTCGAGCAGCGCGACTTCCTGTGGCGTGGTCACGATTACTCCACCATCGAGCGCCACGCGCTGAGTGATCGTAAGCTGGGCGTCGCCGGTGCCGGGGGGCAGGTCAAGCACCAGGCAATCCAGCTCGCCCCACTCCACGTTGAACAGGAACTCGGTCTCAAGCTTGGTCACCATCGGGCCGCGCCAAATGACCGGCGCCTGGTCGCCTACGAACAGCGCCATTGAGATGTAGCGAATCCCATAACGCTGCAGGGGAATGATCCGACGCTGAGCGTCGACCTCAACCGCGTCGGCACCCAGCATCATCGCGGCGCTGGGGCCGTACACGTCGGCGTCCATCAGGCCGATGCGCAAGCCCATCCCGGCCAGTGCCAGGGCCAAGTTGACCGCCACGGTCGATTTGCCCACCCCACCCTTGCCGCTGGCAACCGCGATGACGTGGCTCACCCCGGGCACGCCGCGACGCGAGGCCATCGCTTCCTCGCGGCTGGGCGGCGGCGGCTTGGCGCTTTCAACCTCCACTCGAACCTGACCTGTGCCGTCCATCGCTTCGACCGTGCGCTTGACCGTCAGGGCGACTGCTTGGGCCAGCTCGGGATTACGGGAAATCGGGCCCATCGAGACGACTACCCCGGCGGAGCTGACCTCGATGTCCTTGATGAGGTTGAAAGAAACGATATCGCGCTCGAAGCCGGGGAATTTGACTGACTTCAGGCGAGTTAAGATTTCCTGTGGGCTGGGCATTATCCTTCGCGTCAATGGGAAAGTGGCAGAACTCAGTAAATGGTATCATTCGCGCCTAGGAGCGCGAAACCGTGGCGCGATGTACCAGTCAGCCTGAGAGTCGATTGCCAAGGAAGCTAACCACGCTCAAGCTAGGCCAGTAGATACGGTACGAGGGCGATGACAAAAACGGAGCAGCGCAGTCCCGTGGCGATCCTCGTGCCCGAGGATGCCGGAGTGGTGCAAAACCACGCCGCGGATGAACTGGCCCAAGGCTTGGCTTTGATGCTGGGTTGGGCGCCACGACGCGAGGTCGCGCCAATTGATGCGTCAACGCTGGCGATAGGGACGCGGCCCGAAGCAAACGCCCCACGGGCGCCTGCTGATGGGTATGCGATTGAAGTCGCGGGCCAGACGCTGTGGCTGGTTGGTGCTGGGCCGCGTCAATTACTGGATGCGGTGTGCGCACTGCTGCGCCGGCTGGGAGCGAGCTTCCCCTTGGGCGGCGCGCCGCGCTTTCCATCCATAGCCACGTCCGCCGCCGATGAGTGCCTACCCCCGGCCCTGCGTGAGGTTGGCGCGGTGCGCTGGGCCCCGCCATTCAACCGGCGCGCGCTGGTTTCCGACATCATGACTTGGCATTATGCCCAGGCCGACCGTTTGCAGGCCCATTTGGCTGACGATCGCGAGTTCATTCCCTGGATGGCGCGGTGCGGAATCAACGCCTTCTTTTACATTCGCCACGCCGTCGATAGCCGCTACCGGATCGAAGAACTGGAGCCTTTGATGGAGCGCTGGGGCGTGCAGATCGAGTATGGCGGCCATATCCTACAGCAATTGTTGCCGCGCGAACTTTTCGCGCACTGTCCGCAGCTTTTTCCCCAGGCGGCCGACGCGACCCGCAATCCGCGGGGCAATCTGTGTGTCTCTCAACCGCGCGCGCTGGAACTGATCGGGACAAATGCGCGCGAGTACTTGCGGCCGCATCCCGATATTCGCCGTCTGCACATCTGGGGCGCCGACGTTTTCGCGGGGGCGTGGTGCGAATGCGCGCAGTGCCGCGAGTTGGCGCCGCAAATCCAGTACATGCGCGCGGTCACGGCGATCGCTCAGGCCGCGGCGCCGGTAGAGGTCGCATACCTGGGCTATCACGACACTTTGGAGCCGGTCCCAGGGCTCAATCCCCCCGACAACGTGTGGCTAGAATGGGCCCCGCGCGAGCGTTGCTATCGGCACGCGATCGACGATCGCGACTGCCAGCGCAACGCTCGCTATTTCGAGGCTTTGCGCCGCTACCTGGATATCTTCGCCGGCCGCTGCCACGTCTTCGAGTACTATGCCGACGCCATCCTGTTCGGCGGACTGAGCGTAGCGATGCCACGGACGATCGCCCGCGACTTACGCGCCTACCGGGCCCTGGGTATTCGCAGCATCTCGTGCCTGACCTTCGGTGCCTTCAGCGTGTTTGCCTATCCCGCCAACCTAATCGCCTTCGCCGAGCTGTCGGCCGATCTCGAAGCGCCCTCGACCCAGCTCCTGGCACGGGCCGCGGGCGAGCGGCATGGGTTATGTGCCCCACGGGCCGCGCAGGCCTATGCCGAAGTCGAGAATGCGACTCGCCTGACACTCGATTATGGCGACGTGATGCGCCCCTATGTGCCGGCGCAGCAGCGCGAGACGAAGCGGCGCGAGTTGGAAGCGGCGGCGATGGCGTTGCGCCGCGCCCGCGCGCTGGCGATTTCGTCAAACGGAGATCCACTGATGGTGGCCGAGGCCCAGCTATGGGATTACGGCGCGACCACGCTCCAGGGCTTGGCCGAATTCCTGTGCGCGCTGCACACCGCGGACCGCGCGCGCGGCGAAGCGGCAATCGCGCGACTAAGCGCGGCCCTGGGGCTCGTGCGTGCGATTCATGCCGATATCAAAGGTACCTGGGGGGCCTTCGACCTCGAGCGTTTCCATCAGATTTGGCTTAATCGGATGCAGCGCGAACTGGTCCAAACCAAATAGCTGGGCGGGTGCCTGATCAAGCAACAGAAGTCTTCCAATCAACTCCGCGCGTCAAAGTTACTTACCCAGACGCAGGGCTGTGCCCACAGAATCAGGAGCCGGCGCACACTATTTGCGATAACCGTTGAGCCGGCTTAACGCGAGCGCTGCGGCCCGGGCGGAAAAGCAACACCGCGGCGATGCTTGCGGGCGGGTATGTGCAGCCGGTCGAGCAGGCGAAAGAACAGATCGCGGAATGTCTCCATCACCCACAATAGTGCCAACCCTGAGCTGATCCCGATTCCGTGCATGATTTGACGAAAATAATCGCCCCTAGGCAGTTGCTCTACTTCCAGCGGGCGTGGCGCGTTGGGCTCGCTTGCCGGTATTTCCGATGGTGACATTGCTCCACAGCCTAAATGCTCATTGGCACTGACACAAGCTCTTGGCCGCAGATACTCAACGTTTGTCGTGTCCCGCTGCTTTCCCGGCATATCCTTCCGGCTGCTTGCCACAACCGAGCGGCCTTGGATCTTAGGCGTAAGATAGGCGAAAGTGCATAGACTGAGCAATTTGTCAAGCCGGCAGTCTTGACAGTGGGTGGGATAAAGTGGGATTGTGTGGCCCATCGAGGGACGATGCGGTGTTTAGCGGTCGATTCGACCATTCGATCGATCCGAAAGGACGGGTGAGCATTCCCGCTCGCTTTCGCGAAGTCCTGCAACGCGACCAGCTCGACCGCCTCTATATCACCAACTTTATTTCCGAGGGCGAGCGTTGCTTGGTGCTGTATCCGCCCGGCGAATGGGAGCGGCTGGTGGGTCGAATCAAGCAGAAGGCCAGTTTCGAGCGCAATACGCAGCTTTTCCAAACCTTTTTTATCGGTGGTGCGCACGAGGTTCAGGTCGATGGACACGGGCGGATCCTGATTCCGCCTAAGTTGCGAGAGTTTGCAGGGCTGGATCGCGATGTCACCTTTTCGGCGATGACTGATCATTTCCAGCTGTGGGACAAGGGGACTCTGGGCCGAGTTTTAAGCGTAGCGGAGCGCAGTTTCAGCGATCCTGAGTTCTTGAAGAGTCTAGGGTTTTAATTGCTATGAACGAAGCAGCCCACAGCGAAGGCAGCCGCGCGCCACGGATTCACGAGCCGGTGATGGCGGCAGAGGTGCTTAGCTTGATGCCAGCGGGCGCGCGACGCGTGGTGGATGCCACGCTGGGCACGGGAGGGCATGCGCTGGCGCTGCTGGAACGCAATCCTCATGCCAGCTTGCTGGGGCTGGATTGGGACCGGCAAGCGCTAGCGTTGGCTGCTATTCGTCTGAAGTCCTTTGGCGCGCGAGTTACGCTGCGCCACGGCAATTTTGCCGCCATCGCCCAAGCTGTGGCGCACAGCGGGTTTGCGCTGGCCGACCTGATTGTGGCCGATTTGGGGCTGAGCAGTTTTGCGTTGGACGATCCCACCCGCGGCCTGAGCTTCATGCATGACGGGCCACTGGACATGCGAATGGACGAAAGCAGCCCGCTGCGCGCCTGCGATTTGGTCAACGAGGAGAGCGAAGCGGAATTGGCTCGAATCATATTCGAGTTAGGCGAAGAGCGGGCTGCGCGCCGTATTGCGCATGCGATTGTGGAGACGCGCCGACGGCGGCCACTGGAGAGCACCGGTGAATTGCGCTTGCTGATCGAGGGAGTATTAGGCGGGCGGAGGCGCGGCGGGGTCCATCCCGCGACTCGCACCTTTCAGGCCCTGCGCATTGCGGTCAACCGCGAACTGGAGGCGCTGGCGCAGTTTCTGGCCGCGGCACCGGACTGTTTGGCGCCCGGTGGACGCTTGGTGGTGATTGCCTACCATTCGCTGGAGGATCGGTTGGTCAAGGGCCGTTTCCATCAGCTGGCGCGAGAGGCCGGCTATCGCGAACTCTCGCGCAGGGTGATGCGGCCGCAACAGGAGGAGGTCGAGCGCAATTCGCGCTCTCGTAGCGCCCGTTTGCGCTGCTTGGAGCGCCTACATGAAGGCTCGTAGCCAGGCTCGGGGGGTGCATCGGGATGCCTAAGCCGGGATCAAGGCAGCGCCTGATCAAACCCGCCCGTCC comes from the Candidatus Binataceae bacterium genome and includes:
- a CDS encoding ABC transporter ATP-binding protein, giving the protein MRRLLGYLRRFWLRYAIGMLCTFGTATLAMAVPTLLRSGINAIQAGHYERLPKVALLIGLAAATMGVVRWFSRFMIFNAGRDIEYEIRKDLFTRLLWLGPQFFERFQTGDLMSRMINDINALRMMVGMGLLSAVNAPLYYIYALILMVSINPRLTAASITPYLIMFAIVRRISRSLMVRNLQVQEGLGRIGAKVQESLAGIHVIKAYCVEEHEAARFRRINQEYNEQGLALARLRGIMAPLVRLAAASSSMIVLIYGGSQVIAHRMSLGDLVAFMGYLAQLAWPTMSLSYLINIYQRGRASLARLDQIFDAPLPWAVTALSDGRINSAQVEPEERIEIRGALEWRNISFSYFAWLGNGKGGQAYALRDINVAVPAGSKLAIVGRTGAGKSTMIKLLTRMLEPTQGEVLIDGRDIRELPLNRLRRVVGVVPQEANLFSQTIAYNVAFGRIEAGPETLSQAVDVAGLRSDLNAMPRGLQTIVGERGMALSGGQKQRVTIARALVYDTPILVLDDALASVDTETERNVLHNLAAAPGRHRTTVVVSHRASTVRDADLIIVLEQGRIAERGTHQSLMEQGGIYAELFRRQLLEEELAAY
- a CDS encoding glycosyltransferase family 2 protein produces the protein MARSEQAISLIVTSFNNERLIGQCLASASFCAERIVVDSLSTDRTAELAQAAGARVFKRPWAGYVAQKQFALEQATQPWVLLLDSDEQATFALGQEIATTLAAGATADGYRIHRILYHLGHYFTGRLYPDWPIRLFRRDRAHIGGVDPHDRVEVAGRVARLRAPILHFSYVDVADHVASINRLTSRAAQQGRPGALTSVRMLTHPLWRFFNFYFLRGGIGGGGRGLYASMAAAFYVFLKYAKLYERRLATRRGR
- a CDS encoding ribonuclease H-like domain-containing protein, producing the protein MRFAVLDIETRIDKTLLKAVFGADAANEDQAYVQMRDQLGNGFFPISLHVPIAIGWGEVNADHVLESVTCLAEAGSEEAMVREFWHRAERTGDLLVTFNGTRFDLPVLELQALRWGLSAPRHFAQRRGDQPRHLDLLDFLTNGGAVGLRGGLDLALKLIGLPGKGTVDGGQVQSLYEAGRMVEIRQYCLRDVIQTYFLFLRVELMRGHLDHSQYQRALALSSHFLAQLDPVEAR
- a CDS encoding Mrp/NBP35 family ATP-binding protein; this translates as MPSPQEILTRLKSVKFPGFERDIVSFNLIKDIEVSSAGVVVSMGPISRNPELAQAVALTVKRTVEAMDGTGQVRVEVESAKPPPPSREEAMASRRGVPGVSHVIAVASGKGGVGKSTVAVNLALALAGMGLRIGLMDADVYGPSAAMMLGADAVEVDAQRRIIPLQRYGIRYISMALFVGDQAPVIWRGPMVTKLETEFLFNVEWGELDCLVLDLPPGTGDAQLTITQRVALDGGVIVTTPQEVALLDVRRGVTMFNEVQTPVLGIIENMSYYLCGKCGHRHQLFGSGGGARMAAELNLPLLGELPLVPALREGSDLARPLVASNPGHPISQEFRAIAEQVWQRINNAPTPQH
- the mraZ gene encoding division/cell wall cluster transcriptional repressor MraZ, which produces MFSGRFDHSIDPKGRVSIPARFREVLQRDQLDRLYITNFISEGERCLVLYPPGEWERLVGRIKQKASFERNTQLFQTFFIGGAHEVQVDGHGRILIPPKLREFAGLDRDVTFSAMTDHFQLWDKGTLGRVLSVAERSFSDPEFLKSLGF
- the rsmH gene encoding 16S rRNA (cytosine(1402)-N(4))-methyltransferase RsmH; amino-acid sequence: MNEAAHSEGSRAPRIHEPVMAAEVLSLMPAGARRVVDATLGTGGHALALLERNPHASLLGLDWDRQALALAAIRLKSFGARVTLRHGNFAAIAQAVAHSGFALADLIVADLGLSSFALDDPTRGLSFMHDGPLDMRMDESSPLRACDLVNEESEAELARIIFELGEERAARRIAHAIVETRRRRPLESTGELRLLIEGVLGGRRRGGVHPATRTFQALRIAVNRELEALAQFLAAAPDCLAPGGRLVVIAYHSLEDRLVKGRFHQLAREAGYRELSRRVMRPQQEEVERNSRSRSARLRCLERLHEGS